One region of Candidatus Electrothrix rattekaaiensis genomic DNA includes:
- a CDS encoding nitroreductase family protein — MADSQQITALEEIIRSRRSCRNFCGQVPDEVLQKIIDSAVYAPFAAGAGIPLKEGRRIFIFRQGTEAMDQARQIIEAQLRSGASKIGMAVRLFPFLRKKMGFFADRISTTAEKGIPGLTDGSFYIVAAEKKGFPPIAQQALAHVMENMWLTATAHEVGFQILSVTNGLAKNAQFMQLLDLPPKEWALNGCIIGMTKHPPKGKRERETAHFIRWVGQD, encoded by the coding sequence ATGGCTGATTCGCAACAGATTACCGCCCTTGAGGAGATCATCCGCTCCCGCCGTTCGTGCCGCAACTTTTGCGGTCAAGTGCCGGATGAAGTACTGCAAAAAATCATCGACTCTGCGGTGTACGCCCCTTTTGCTGCCGGAGCCGGAATCCCCCTCAAAGAGGGACGGCGTATCTTCATCTTCCGCCAAGGGACAGAAGCAATGGATCAGGCCCGACAGATCATTGAGGCGCAACTCCGCAGCGGGGCATCCAAGATCGGTATGGCTGTTCGCCTCTTCCCCTTTCTTCGCAAAAAGATGGGATTCTTTGCCGACCGGATCAGCACCACAGCAGAGAAAGGAATCCCGGGCCTTACCGATGGATCATTTTATATTGTGGCCGCAGAAAAAAAAGGCTTTCCTCCCATTGCCCAGCAGGCCTTGGCCCATGTCATGGAGAATATGTGGCTGACCGCAACAGCACATGAGGTCGGGTTTCAGATACTCTCAGTCACCAATGGTCTGGCAAAAAATGCGCAATTTATGCAGCTCCTTGATCTGCCGCCCAAGGAATGGGCACTCAATGGCTGTATTATCGGGATGACAAAGCATCCGCCCAAAGGGAAACGCGAGCGGGAAACAGCGCATTTTATCCGTTGGGTCGGGCAGGATTAA
- a CDS encoding AAA family ATPase — MNIETIRLKNFKTFEDVELTDIPSFCIVVGANGTGKSSLFDVFGFLKDCLAYNVSRALRSRGGFQEVVSRGRAEQTISIELQFRLNITGNERLVTYLLEIAQEKGQTIVKREILRYKRGAYGSPYHFLNFQRGCGSAVTNEEDFSKTEEELDREQQQLDSPDILAIKGLGQFQRFKAANAFRQMLENWHVSDFHINFARGSKDDSGYAEHLSVSGDNLQLVAKHLYDNHRKEFDHIIASMQDRVPGIGTIKPEATADNRLLLKFQDGSFKDPFIDKYVSDGTIKMFAYLVLLYDPSPHPLLCIEEPENQLYPTLLLELAEEFRSYAQRGGQVFVSTHSPDFLNAAELEEVFWLVKENGYTKVKRAEDDEQIAAYMNDGDKMGYLWKQGFFSGADPR, encoded by the coding sequence ATGAATATCGAAACAATCCGCCTGAAAAACTTCAAGACTTTTGAGGATGTTGAACTGACCGACATTCCCTCTTTCTGCATTGTAGTGGGCGCAAACGGCACCGGCAAGAGCAGTCTGTTTGATGTCTTCGGTTTTCTGAAAGACTGCCTTGCCTATAACGTATCTCGTGCTCTGCGCAGCCGGGGCGGATTCCAAGAGGTGGTCAGCCGGGGCAGAGCAGAGCAGACAATCTCCATTGAATTGCAATTCCGGCTCAATATCACCGGCAATGAACGGTTGGTTACGTATCTTCTCGAAATAGCTCAAGAGAAGGGGCAGACTATCGTTAAAAGGGAAATTCTTCGCTACAAACGGGGAGCTTACGGTTCTCCTTATCATTTTCTTAATTTCCAACGAGGTTGCGGTTCCGCTGTCACCAATGAAGAAGATTTCAGCAAAACCGAAGAAGAACTGGACAGGGAACAGCAGCAGTTAGATAGTCCAGATATACTGGCCATTAAGGGGCTAGGGCAGTTTCAACGATTTAAAGCCGCCAATGCTTTTCGCCAGATGCTAGAAAACTGGCATGTATCCGACTTTCATATCAACTTTGCCCGAGGCAGTAAGGACGACAGCGGCTATGCGGAACATCTCTCTGTTTCCGGCGACAATCTCCAACTGGTTGCAAAACATCTGTACGACAATCATAGGAAAGAATTTGACCATATAATTGCCAGTATGCAGGATCGGGTGCCTGGTATCGGCACTATTAAACCGGAGGCGACAGCGGACAATCGCCTGCTGTTAAAATTTCAGGACGGCTCGTTTAAAGACCCGTTCATTGACAAATACGTCTCCGACGGAACTATCAAAATGTTTGCCTATCTGGTGCTGCTTTATGATCCCAGCCCGCATCCACTGCTCTGTATCGAGGAACCGGAAAACCAGCTCTATCCGACCCTGCTGTTGGAACTGGCCGAAGAATTCCGCTCCTATGCCCAACGGGGAGGTCAGGTCTTTGTCTCGACTCATTCACCGGATTTCCTCAATGCTGCCGAGCTTGAAGAGGTATTCTGGCTGGTCAAGGAAAACGGCTACACCAAAGTCAAACGGGCTGAGGATGATGAGCAGATAGCAGCCTATATGAATGACGGCGATAAAATGGGCTATCTCTGGAAACAGGGATTCTTCTCCGGTGCTGATCCGAGATAA
- a CDS encoding DUF4276 family protein has protein sequence MTAIKWAISGNRDSSPVLIRDNAFMMTLVFFLEEPSAKEMLLGVLPKILPEHVVPRFIVFEGKQDLEKQLVRKLRQWRQPNSRFIILRDQDAGDCRKIKQNLVKKCHHEAGQADAVIRIACHELESFYLGDLQAVEKSLDMSGLAKRQNQKKFRQPDNLPNPSRELKVLTNKRYQKISGSRAIGRYLNPEDNQSNSFNVLIKAVRDIISHDNSAQPS, from the coding sequence ATGACGGCGATAAAATGGGCTATCTCTGGAAACAGGGATTCTTCTCCGGTGCTGATCCGAGATAATGCGTTTATGATGACCTTGGTGTTTTTTTTGGAAGAACCGTCGGCAAAAGAAATGTTGCTCGGTGTCCTGCCCAAAATTCTGCCGGAACATGTTGTGCCGCGTTTCATTGTCTTTGAGGGCAAACAGGATCTGGAAAAACAGTTAGTGCGCAAGTTGCGTCAATGGCGGCAGCCGAATTCCCGATTCATTATTTTACGTGATCAGGATGCCGGAGATTGTCGCAAAATAAAGCAAAATTTGGTAAAGAAATGCCACCATGAGGCCGGGCAAGCGGATGCTGTCATTCGGATAGCCTGCCATGAGTTGGAGAGTTTTTATCTCGGTGATTTGCAGGCGGTGGAAAAAAGCCTGGATATGAGCGGTTTGGCGAAGCGGCAGAATCAAAAAAAATTTCGCCAACCCGACAACCTGCCTAATCCTTCCCGTGAATTAAAGGTCTTGACCAACAAACGTTATCAAAAAATTTCCGGTTCCCGAGCCATCGGTAGATATTTGAATCCTGAAGACAATCAATCAAACAGCTTCAATGTGTTGATTAAAGCTGTAAGAGACATTATTTCCCACGATAATTCAGCGCAACCAAGTTGA
- the cobA gene encoding uroporphyrinogen-III C-methyltransferase — protein MSEKNIKGKVYLVGAGPGDPGLLTLRGKYLLERAEVVFYDYLVNKKLLKHVPDTAELIYVGKKGGGLHAYTQEGINQMLTEYGASGKRVVRLKGGDPFIFGRGAEEIQELVKEGVDFEVVPGVTSATAAATYAGIPITHRGYTTSVAFVTGHEATGKRESTVAWDKLATGAGTIVVYMGIKNLPLITSKLMEHGRDPETPVAVVRWASTPIQRSVVGTLATITDVVREAGITPPALVIVGEVVNLRDTVDWFERRPLFGKRMVVTRTREQASELVSLLEENGADCLEYSTIHIEPVDDYSLLDHAVQNMSSYDWVLFTSLNAITYFFKRLEAIGQDSRILASCCIGAVGRATADELFKHGIRADLIPEKFTGAGLAESLIAGDMVEKHILLPRAEKAMETLPEMLEDAGATVTVAPVYRNVPPQGRKDELREELVDGNIELVTFTSSSTVTNFLTMIDAENEQELHQLLDGVKIAAIGPVTAETVQKNGLIVDIQPDNYTIPDMVAAIMDHYRPDAT, from the coding sequence ATGAGCGAAAAGAACATAAAAGGCAAAGTCTACCTCGTTGGTGCTGGTCCTGGTGATCCGGGCCTGCTCACCCTCCGGGGAAAATATCTCCTTGAGCGAGCAGAAGTCGTGTTCTACGACTATCTGGTCAACAAGAAACTGCTGAAGCATGTACCCGACACCGCCGAGCTGATTTATGTGGGCAAAAAAGGCGGCGGACTCCATGCCTACACCCAGGAAGGGATCAACCAAATGCTGACGGAGTACGGTGCCTCCGGCAAGCGGGTCGTTCGACTCAAGGGCGGTGATCCCTTTATCTTTGGACGCGGTGCTGAAGAAATTCAGGAACTCGTCAAAGAAGGGGTTGATTTTGAGGTAGTTCCCGGCGTAACCTCGGCTACAGCAGCTGCCACCTATGCCGGTATTCCCATCACCCATCGGGGCTACACCACTTCAGTGGCCTTTGTTACCGGTCACGAAGCCACCGGCAAACGCGAGTCCACAGTGGCCTGGGATAAGCTGGCCACCGGTGCAGGCACCATTGTTGTCTATATGGGAATCAAGAACCTGCCTCTTATTACCTCCAAGCTTATGGAGCACGGGCGCGATCCAGAAACTCCAGTCGCTGTGGTCCGCTGGGCATCAACCCCGATCCAGCGATCTGTGGTTGGTACACTAGCAACGATCACCGACGTGGTACGTGAGGCGGGTATTACTCCTCCAGCCTTGGTTATCGTCGGCGAGGTGGTAAACCTGCGTGACACTGTTGACTGGTTTGAACGACGCCCTCTCTTTGGCAAGCGCATGGTCGTTACCCGGACCAGAGAGCAGGCCAGCGAATTGGTCTCCCTGCTGGAAGAAAACGGAGCTGATTGTCTGGAATACTCGACCATCCACATTGAACCGGTAGACGACTACAGCCTGCTGGATCATGCTGTGCAGAATATGAGCAGCTATGACTGGGTTCTCTTTACTAGCCTAAACGCCATCACCTATTTTTTCAAACGGCTGGAGGCTATAGGGCAAGACAGCCGCATCTTGGCCAGTTGCTGCATCGGTGCAGTGGGGCGGGCAACAGCGGATGAATTGTTCAAGCACGGTATCCGGGCTGATCTGATACCGGAAAAATTTACCGGTGCCGGACTGGCGGAATCGCTGATTGCAGGTGATATGGTGGAGAAACACATCCTCCTGCCAAGGGCGGAAAAAGCGATGGAGACTCTGCCGGAAATGCTGGAAGATGCAGGCGCAACTGTTACGGTGGCCCCGGTCTATCGCAACGTGCCCCCGCAAGGACGAAAGGACGAACTGCGAGAAGAACTGGTTGATGGAAATATAGAATTAGTGACCTTTACCAGCTCATCAACCGTGACCAATTTCCTCACCATGATTGATGCTGAAAATGAGCAGGAATTGCATCAACTCTTGGATGGGGTCAAGATCGCTGCCATAGGGCCTGTTACTGCAGAAACTGTACAAAAAAACGGCCTGATCGTTGACATTCAACCGGACAACTATACCATTCCAGACATGGTGGCGGCCATAATGGACCATTACCGCCCTGACGCAACCTGA
- a CDS encoding EAL domain-containing protein, which translates to MMKLIKENSLFVCIVTFFCIFITLKVVDEYRNLSQLETKIYYEDSKVLKNFIEAYSSVYQRAFVEKHISLDEGNMYLLPVMAIPKIAKGFAKVTEGRITVNAVTDRPRNLNNKAGAVEEKAIQFFRANPTEQEYFQEVVSDKEQFYFYASPFYIQKMCLQCHGTKEEVLPDVAERYSDGFGYQEGELRGIISIKMKKNNIRNALINFFLVKTTLVTLAGSILFLTVIFFLIRKLKRQDTQYTHDLERTVLNQTSELQEQVNLLREYSKVLDASLIVSKGDLAGNITYVNDKMCQIFGYRPNELIGRPHSFLQYSDMDDHVFLDLWKNIQAKKIWQGLLKNRKKDGSHCWAQTTVCPILDNTGEIVEYISARADVTELVENRQEMQALLTTDNLTGLPNRYQMLMDLSEQELMTVILFDIHAFADINDYFGIETGDSILVEFVRRLQQECEGKPCKLYKLPGDQSALLVKEKWPLPEVEATVEQLTDCITRRPFYVNDSEIAVHVTCGVAWNVDNNGLLEADIALKQAKKNRQEYVVNKESGSIMLELEKNHSIAVDIKNALREGRVVTFFQPIIRAETGEIDKYECLVRIIDEDGTVIPPCRFLEAAKKARIYTKITIAVIDRACAAFADSTMEFSVNLSTQDILDLSVVKHLKRKLKESSIGERAILEIVETEGFENYDEVAEFIKEMKEMGCKIAIDDFGSGHSNYERLLKLQVDYLKIDGSILKKLTSDEISQTIVETIVAVAKKLGIETVAEFVYDKETAELATSLGVDFLQGYYFSEPLQELKKG; encoded by the coding sequence ATGATGAAGTTGATAAAAGAAAATAGTCTGTTTGTATGTATTGTTACATTTTTCTGTATTTTTATCACGTTAAAGGTGGTTGACGAATACAGGAATCTTTCGCAGCTGGAAACGAAGATTTATTATGAAGATTCTAAAGTCCTGAAAAATTTTATTGAAGCATATAGTTCTGTTTATCAGCGGGCTTTTGTTGAAAAGCATATTTCACTGGATGAAGGCAATATGTATCTTCTTCCGGTCATGGCCATCCCTAAAATTGCAAAAGGATTTGCCAAAGTAACAGAAGGCAGGATTACTGTTAACGCTGTGACTGATAGACCGAGGAATTTGAATAACAAGGCTGGTGCTGTTGAGGAGAAAGCCATACAGTTTTTTAGAGCCAACCCTACGGAACAGGAATATTTTCAAGAGGTGGTATCGGACAAAGAACAGTTCTACTTTTATGCGTCTCCGTTTTACATTCAAAAAATGTGTTTGCAATGTCATGGTACCAAAGAAGAGGTACTTCCCGATGTCGCAGAAAGATATTCGGACGGCTTTGGTTATCAGGAGGGGGAGTTACGCGGTATCATCAGTATAAAGATGAAAAAAAATAATATCAGAAATGCGCTGATTAATTTTTTTCTCGTGAAGACGACTCTTGTTACTCTTGCGGGAAGTATTCTTTTTCTGACGGTTATTTTTTTTCTGATACGAAAACTTAAGAGACAGGATACTCAATATACACATGATTTAGAACGAACCGTGCTGAATCAGACAAGTGAGTTGCAGGAGCAGGTTAATCTGTTGCGTGAATATTCGAAAGTACTTGATGCAAGCCTTATCGTCTCTAAAGGAGATCTTGCAGGGAATATTACCTATGTTAATGATAAGATGTGCCAAATTTTCGGTTATAGACCGAATGAGCTTATAGGAAGGCCGCATTCGTTCCTGCAGTATTCTGATATGGATGACCATGTCTTTCTTGATTTATGGAAAAACATCCAGGCAAAAAAAATCTGGCAGGGCTTGTTGAAGAATCGGAAGAAAGACGGAAGTCATTGCTGGGCTCAAACAACCGTTTGCCCGATTTTGGATAATACCGGAGAAATTGTTGAATATATTTCGGCCAGAGCAGACGTAACAGAACTTGTTGAAAATCGACAGGAGATGCAAGCACTGCTGACAACAGACAATCTGACTGGACTGCCCAATCGTTATCAAATGTTGATGGATCTCAGTGAGCAGGAGCTGATGACAGTTATTCTTTTTGATATCCATGCATTTGCCGACATTAATGATTATTTCGGGATAGAAACCGGGGATAGTATTCTTGTTGAGTTTGTTCGACGTCTACAGCAGGAGTGCGAAGGCAAACCATGCAAACTGTATAAATTGCCGGGGGATCAGAGTGCCCTGCTGGTGAAGGAAAAGTGGCCCTTGCCTGAAGTTGAAGCGACCGTGGAGCAGCTCACAGATTGTATTACACGGAGGCCTTTTTATGTAAATGATAGTGAGATAGCTGTCCATGTGACCTGCGGTGTTGCCTGGAATGTGGACAATAATGGTCTTCTTGAGGCTGATATCGCCTTGAAGCAAGCCAAGAAGAATCGGCAGGAGTATGTTGTCAACAAAGAGAGCGGCAGCATCATGCTGGAGTTGGAGAAAAACCACTCTATCGCTGTTGATATTAAAAATGCCCTACGCGAAGGAAGGGTTGTCACCTTTTTTCAACCCATTATCCGGGCGGAAACAGGGGAAATTGATAAATATGAATGCTTGGTTCGGATTATTGATGAAGACGGAACTGTCATTCCCCCTTGTCGATTCCTTGAAGCAGCGAAGAAAGCGAGAATATATACCAAGATAACGATAGCTGTCATTGATCGGGCTTGCGCCGCTTTTGCAGATTCCACGATGGAGTTTTCAGTGAATTTATCCACCCAGGATATTCTTGATCTATCTGTTGTCAAGCACTTGAAGAGGAAGTTGAAGGAATCGTCAATAGGCGAAAGAGCTATTCTTGAGATTGTTGAAACAGAAGGTTTTGAGAATTACGACGAGGTGGCCGAGTTTATCAAAGAGATGAAGGAGATGGGCTGTAAGATAGCTATTGATGATTTCGGTAGCGGGCATTCTAATTATGAGCGCCTTTTGAAGCTTCAGGTGGATTATTTGAAGATAGACGGGTCTATTTTAAAGAAGTTGACCTCAGATGAAATTTCTCAAACTATCGTAGAAACCATCGTCGCGGTAGCGAAAAAACTTGGGATCGAAACCGTTGCGGAATTTGTCTACGATAAGGAAACTGCCGAGTTGGCCACCTCGTTGGGAGTGGATTTTCTTCAAGGCTATTATTTTTCAGAGCCATTACAGGAACTCAAGAAGGGATAA
- a CDS encoding tail fiber domain-containing protein — protein MSVDNKGEFAGFSHKNQEGNGKGYALSQHKDGDTYLNAPSGKAVHFRIDDSDKVVLSKDGKLGIGTTTPQAALSIAGDGKKTVPDGVMHLTKDTILFGGKNQGAKDHNSALITVASHADNSLNIIGMCESQDHHTRKIDLWAEGGATVHGKVGIETTPQAALSIKGDGKEDHPDEAMHITSDSILFGGENNERRPESAQIAAGKYVENSLNIVGMTEEGKGRETRRIDMWAEAGLNVYGGATVHGDIQLEGVVHFNRDNQVWKIITDKNNFHFFKRDNNISHINGLGEYHLGSDLKLKKDIDSLEDTLEKVLALKPCTYRFKTSADDSPKSVGFIAQEVETLFPELVSEHTEDGKATKMLNYDSFGVLAISAIQEQQKTIEKLQEQNQTLEERIAALEKLILK, from the coding sequence ATGAGCGTGGATAATAAAGGAGAATTTGCAGGTTTTTCACATAAGAATCAGGAAGGTAACGGGAAAGGATATGCCTTGTCGCAGCATAAGGATGGGGATACCTACCTGAATGCACCGAGCGGTAAAGCTGTGCATTTCAGGATAGATGACAGCGATAAGGTGGTGTTGAGTAAGGATGGGAAATTGGGCATTGGTACGACGACTCCGCAAGCCGCTCTTTCTATTGCGGGGGATGGAAAAAAGACTGTTCCTGATGGAGTTATGCATCTCACAAAGGATACTATTTTATTTGGAGGAAAGAACCAAGGTGCTAAGGATCACAATTCAGCTTTGATTACTGTTGCATCGCATGCTGATAACTCGTTGAATATTATAGGAATGTGCGAGAGTCAAGATCATCATACGCGCAAGATAGATCTGTGGGCTGAAGGTGGAGCTACCGTGCATGGCAAGGTTGGCATTGAGACGACCCCGCAAGCCGCTCTTTCCATTAAAGGGGATGGAAAAGAAGATCATCCTGACGAAGCGATGCATATTACCAGTGATAGCATTTTATTTGGTGGGGAAAACAATGAACGGCGACCGGAATCAGCTCAAATTGCTGCAGGTAAGTATGTTGAAAATTCTTTAAATATTGTAGGGATGACCGAGGAGGGAAAGGGGCGTGAAACTCGTAGGATAGATATGTGGGCTGAGGCTGGGCTTAATGTGTATGGTGGAGCTACCGTGCATGGTGACATTCAGCTTGAGGGAGTGGTTCACTTTAATCGGGATAATCAAGTTTGGAAAATTATAACAGATAAGAATAACTTTCATTTCTTTAAAAGAGATAACAATATAAGTCATATTAATGGGTTGGGTGAATATCATCTGGGGAGTGATCTTAAATTAAAAAAAGATATTGATTCGCTAGAAGATACTCTGGAAAAAGTCCTCGCATTAAAACCCTGCACTTATCGTTTCAAAACGTCTGCCGACGACTCCCCTAAATCAGTCGGTTTTATTGCCCAGGAGGTGGAAACCTTATTTCCCGAGTTGGTATCCGAGCATACTGAAGACGGAAAAGCAACCAAGATGCTGAACTATGACAGTTTTGGCGTACTGGCGATTTCTGCAATTCAGGAGCAGCAGAAAACCATTGAAAAATTGCAGGAGCAGAACCAGACGCTGGAAGAAAGAATCGCAGCACTGGAAAAACTGATTCTGAAATAA
- the hemC gene encoding hydroxymethylbilane synthase: MRKILRIGTRASLLAVTQSTWVKKQIEQQYPDTTVELVKILTKGDKILDVPLAKVGGKGLFVKEIEDALLDERVDLAVHSMKDVPAEVPGGLQVAITPKRETPQDAFVAVSYKNIDALRQGAVIGTSSLRRKAQLSCLRPDLEIRDLRGNLDTRLRKLDEGEYDAIILAGAGLNRLGMQRRITALFTPEQMLPAIGQGSLGIELRITDSELLEGMQFLHDQETATAVAAERAFLLRLEGGCQVPIGGFATVAGDTITLTGLIASLDGKTILKEHLSGMATDAEKIGVTLAETLLDRGGKAILDEVYANENN, encoded by the coding sequence ATGAGAAAGATACTACGCATCGGAACTCGGGCCAGCCTGCTGGCCGTAACCCAGTCCACCTGGGTAAAAAAGCAAATTGAACAGCAGTACCCTGACACCACGGTAGAACTGGTGAAAATCCTCACCAAGGGCGATAAAATCCTGGATGTCCCTTTGGCCAAGGTCGGTGGCAAGGGCCTATTTGTCAAGGAAATCGAGGATGCCTTGCTGGACGAGCGAGTAGATCTGGCTGTACATTCCATGAAGGACGTACCTGCCGAGGTGCCCGGAGGCTTGCAGGTCGCTATTACTCCGAAACGAGAAACCCCTCAGGATGCCTTTGTTGCTGTGAGTTATAAAAATATTGATGCATTGCGCCAAGGGGCGGTTATTGGAACCTCCAGCCTGCGACGCAAAGCTCAGTTGAGCTGTCTGCGCCCTGACCTGGAAATCAGAGATCTCCGGGGCAACCTAGACACCCGCCTGCGCAAATTGGATGAAGGAGAATATGATGCCATCATCTTGGCAGGAGCTGGCCTGAATCGGCTGGGTATGCAAAGGCGTATCACCGCCCTGTTCACCCCGGAACAGATGCTGCCCGCCATCGGGCAGGGATCATTGGGCATTGAGTTGCGAATTACAGACAGCGAGTTGCTAGAGGGTATGCAGTTTCTCCATGACCAGGAAACCGCTACGGCAGTTGCTGCGGAACGGGCCTTTCTCCTTCGTTTGGAAGGCGGCTGCCAAGTACCTATCGGCGGTTTTGCCACTGTTGCCGGCGATACCATCACCCTCACCGGCCTGATCGCCTCTTTGGACGGCAAGACCATCCTGAAAGAACACCTCAGCGGGATGGCGACTGATGCTGAAAAAATCGGCGTCACCCTCGCGGAGACCCTGCTCGACCGAGGCGGCAAGGCGATTCTTGATGAGGTGTATGCAAACGAGAATAACTAA
- a CDS encoding thermonuclease family protein, whose product MYTLPKPKAFQSATMVDIEDGDTIRVILDDSQFTVSLYGIDSPERTQPHGVKAVQALTRLLNRKKISLQIYDKDGGTRRCLAVVSVGEKNINELLVKGGHAWVQKQYCYESFCSDWISFQAQAKAAKKGLWSYPEPIAPWLWRAMPEERRQVLQRGYSPVDNGLRSRYGKDTTIIGR is encoded by the coding sequence TTGTACACCTTGCCAAAGCCCAAGGCGTTTCAGTCTGCAACAATGGTCGATATCGAAGATGGCGATACTATACGTGTTATTTTGGATGACTCGCAGTTTACAGTGAGTCTCTATGGAATTGACAGTCCAGAACGAACGCAACCTCACGGCGTGAAAGCTGTCCAAGCTCTTACGAGATTGCTCAACAGAAAGAAAATTAGCCTACAGATCTATGATAAAGACGGGGGAACTCGTCGATGTTTGGCCGTTGTTTCTGTCGGAGAAAAAAATATCAACGAATTGCTCGTTAAGGGCGGTCATGCTTGGGTGCAGAAACAGTATTGCTATGAGTCCTTTTGCTCTGACTGGATCTCCTTTCAAGCTCAAGCGAAAGCGGCGAAAAAGGGGTTATGGTCGTATCCTGAACCGATAGCACCTTGGCTGTGGCGGGCAATGCCCGAGGAAAGGAGGCAGGTTCTTCAACGCGGGTATAGTCCTGTTGATAATGGGTTGCGTTCCAGGTATGGTAAGGACACAACTATCATTGGACGTTAA
- a CDS encoding VCBS repeat-containing protein translates to MTARVPEQQIIIPPFEVQTRTPHPHLQTGLANILATRVTKRTGHILAPHTTETDRMTELLRQQDNVAVQKIIEEMDNTYLLAGTLKEKTEGYEITIHVFGHRPTSQIALSQTFNQLDRALSALDELSLDITEKIFSIPRPKETQIAAENGGLEGFHTAHPERFFKEKGYSAEVTTESEIKNTDFGIQSIQSSTKGILPSSTPLAMAAGDLNNDGKKEFVILERAHLALYHKGMNASFQRIASQPIASHLGLHTVYLADLDNNGLQEIYIGASNGTNPASQILEWDGRTFHVLYQNAPYYLRPSVDVKGRPLLLGQENALQETGNNVFYSLWRESNGSLRKIKRLTFPPGFNIYDFITVDLNLDGALEFVGITRGNRLKVIDNNGRILWKSEKDYGASREILGTLASTIDGDRNLSNNPNPIYLHTRIIAQDLNGDGTPEIILGRNRLADSIFFKRLRSFEGSSISALSWTQGIMKTIWETPKISGYTVDFQLLRDTDHPSSFRLISLEQEHTNNLMSLWSTKDSLVHTYTYTIGGQESPGAP, encoded by the coding sequence ATGACCGCCCGAGTTCCCGAACAACAAATCATCATTCCTCCTTTTGAAGTTCAAACGAGAACGCCACATCCTCATCTTCAAACCGGGCTTGCTAATATTTTGGCGACCCGCGTCACAAAAAGAACCGGACATATCCTGGCACCGCACACTACTGAAACAGATAGAATGACAGAGCTGTTACGCCAACAAGACAACGTTGCCGTACAAAAAATTATAGAGGAGATGGACAATACCTACCTTTTGGCAGGTACTCTCAAAGAAAAAACAGAGGGCTATGAAATAACAATACACGTGTTTGGTCATCGTCCAACATCTCAAATTGCATTATCGCAGACATTCAATCAACTTGACCGTGCATTATCCGCTCTAGACGAACTCTCTCTCGATATTACAGAAAAAATATTTTCTATACCCCGTCCGAAAGAAACTCAGATCGCTGCTGAAAATGGCGGGCTTGAAGGATTCCACACCGCACATCCAGAACGTTTTTTTAAAGAAAAAGGGTATAGTGCCGAAGTCACGACAGAGTCGGAAATAAAAAATACCGACTTCGGTATTCAGAGTATTCAGTCTTCAACAAAGGGCATATTACCCTCCTCAACCCCCCTAGCTATGGCTGCGGGTGATCTCAACAATGATGGGAAAAAAGAATTCGTTATTCTGGAAAGAGCTCATTTAGCTCTCTATCATAAAGGTATGAATGCTTCTTTTCAGCGCATTGCTTCTCAGCCTATTGCCAGCCATCTCGGCCTCCATACAGTGTATCTCGCAGATCTTGACAACAACGGATTACAGGAGATCTATATAGGGGCCAGTAACGGCACCAACCCCGCATCACAGATCTTGGAATGGGATGGTAGGACTTTCCACGTTCTTTATCAAAATGCTCCGTATTACCTCCGCCCCAGTGTGGATGTTAAGGGCCGTCCCCTTCTTCTTGGCCAGGAAAATGCTCTTCAGGAAACAGGGAACAACGTTTTTTACAGCTTATGGAGAGAGTCTAACGGCTCATTGAGGAAAATAAAACGACTTACTTTTCCTCCAGGATTTAATATCTATGACTTTATCACTGTGGATCTGAACCTAGACGGGGCCTTGGAGTTTGTCGGAATCACTCGCGGAAATAGGCTGAAGGTTATCGACAACAACGGAAGAATATTATGGAAAAGCGAAAAAGATTACGGGGCAAGCAGGGAGATTCTTGGAACGCTGGCAAGTACTATCGACGGTGACCGCAATCTGTCCAATAACCCGAACCCCATCTACCTACATACTCGAATCATTGCTCAGGATCTGAATGGAGACGGAACACCGGAAATTATTCTCGGGCGTAACCGACTGGCTGACAGCATTTTTTTTAAACGACTAAGGTCTTTTGAAGGCTCTTCGATCAGTGCTTTGAGCTGGACCCAAGGCATAATGAAAACCATCTGGGAAACGCCGAAAATTTCCGGTTATACAGTTGATTTTCAACTACTCCGAGATACAGACCATCCTAGCAGCTTCCGCCTTATTTCTCTTGAACAGGAACATACCAATAACCTGATGTCCTTGTGGAGCACAAAAGATTCTCTTGTCCACACCTACACCTATACCATTGGGGGCCAAGAGAGTCCCGGTGCCCCGTAA